TTTTTTGAGGAACAAAATATCCATTCTAATAGTGGTGATGGAGAGATGATACTAACATTTCTGGCAACATTTGCTCAAGAAGAATCTCGAAGTGTATCAGAAAATATGAAGTGGCGGATTAAGAAAGATTTTGAACAGGGAATCATGTGGGGTGGTAAACCTTGTTTAGGATACGATCTCAAAAATAAGCAGTTGATCCTTGTTCCAAAAGAGGCTGAGATTGTTCAAATGATATATCAACTATACTTTGATGGCAGTGGTGATGAACAGATATGCAAAATCCTAGAAGCCAAAGGTATCATTCCTAAAACAGGGACGAGATGGTACTGGTCCACAATTAAAGCAATTTTAACAAATGCAAATTACACAGGAGACTTACTGCTCCAAAAAACATACCGAGAGAATCACTTAACTAAAAAAAGAAGATTCAATAGAGGTGAGTTCGATCAATACATTGTTAAGGACAACCATGAAGCAATCATTACTAAAGATGCCTTTGAACGAGCACAAAAGATAAGAAAAAGTAGATTAAACAAAGCATCTTCAGGGAATAAACGCAATAAATATCCGTTTTCTGGAATGCTCCGTTGTGGGTTGTGTGGTAGAGGATTCAGTCATAAAGTAACGCCATATAATGAGATTTGGAAGTGTTCATATTCCGATAAAAGAGGTATTGAAGCCTGTGCAGGAAAACAAGTACCCAATCAAAAAATTATTGAAGCAGCTAATCAAATTTTGAATCGTGATAGTTTTAATGAAGCCTACTTCAAATCAAAAGTTGAATGGATAGAAGTATTTCCGGAGCAAAAACTGATATTGCATTTGAGTGATCAAACAAGCAAGGAATACGAATGGAAGTCATCCAGGAGTGATTCGTGGACACCAGAAATGAAGGAACAAGCTAGAATCAAGGCACTAAACCATGTGAAAGGAAAAAATCAAAATGGCTAAAGTAACAGTAATACCATCAACTAAAAATCCAATCACGCAAGTTCAACTTGGATCAAATCATATAAAGAAAGTAGCCGCTTATGCAAGAGTTTCTACGAATACCGATGAACAATACACCAGCTATGAGGCGCAGGTTAATTACTATAAAAAGTATATTAAAGAAAGAAGCGACTGGGCATACATCAATGTATATGCGGATGAAGGCTTATCAGGAACTAACACTAAAAGACGACCTGAATTTAACAGGATGATTGCTGATGCTTTAGCAGGTAAGATTGATTTAATCATCACAAAGTCCATCTCACGTTTCGCACGTAATACGCTTGATACAATATCTTTTGTTAGAAAACTAAAAGATAAGGGGGTTGAAGTTTTCTTTGAGAAAGAGAACCTATGGACTTTAGATCCAAAGAGCGAGCTCATCCTGACAATCATGGCTTCTATCGCACAGGAGGAATCAAGATCGATTAGCCAGAATGTCACATGGGGTAAGAGGGCTAGTTTTCAACAAGGAAAAGTATCATTTGCCTATAAGCGATTCTTGGGTTATAAAAAAGAAAACAACAAAATAGTAATTGATGAAGACGAAGCCATCATTGTTAAGTTAATATATCGCATGTTTTTAGTTGAAGGGAAGTCAATCACTGGAATCGCAAATCATCTAACTAAACTAAATGTTAAGACGCCAAGTGGGAAATCAACGAAATGGACAAAGAATACATTAAACTCGATTCTGACAAATGAAAAGTATAAGGGCGATGCTTTACTACAAAAAAGCTATACCGAAGATTACCTTAGCCAGAAGCTAGTAAAAAATACTGGTCAAATTCCTCAATATTATGTTGAAAACAATCATCCTGCTATCATCGACAGAGATACATGGGAATCTGTCCAGATAGAGTTGGTAAGGAGGGATGAGCTAGGAGCTAAGTACTCATCAAATGATATATTCGCTTCAAAGTTAGTTTGTGAAGACTGCGGAGGTTTTTATGGCCAAAAGAAGTGGCACTCCAATACCAAATACTCAAGGTTCATACTTCAGTGCAATCGAAAATTTGAAAAAGGCAAAGATAAATGTACGACTCCAAACTTAACGGATAGCGAGATAAAACACAAGTTTATTGAAGCTTACAACATAACCATGCAAGACAAGAAGAGAATTATTGATGATACAAATGTGATGATTGCACTCCTTACGGATACAACTCAATTAGATAATCAGATTGATGACTTATACGATGAGATGGTTGTGACTACTGAACTCATAAATAAGCTGATAAAAGATAACTCAAAATCAAACATGGATCAAGATGAATATGATAAAAAATACATGGAACTCACAAAGAGGTATGAACAAGCCAAGAATCGTCAAGAAGAACTCATAGATGCTAGATGCAATAAAAAGGCACAAGAGCTTAATATGAGAACATATGTCGCCAATCTGAGTCAGGCAGAAGATAAAATAACAGCATGGAATGAATCAATATGGATGTTATTGGTTAAAAGTGCAATAGTACACAGAGATAAAAGTATCACGTTTAAATTCAACAATGGGAAAGAAATTAGAAGCTAATTAAAGTAAATTAGGTGCCACACAGCTAATATTAGTTGTGTGGTTTTTACTCATTCTGATTATAGTCATGATTAAGCTTTTAGAAATAAAATAAAAATGTTATAATTTAACCAACAATTACGTATTTAACATTAATTAGCGGGGTAAGTGAAATTGGATTTAAAACCATTATGTCAAAGAATAGCTGATAGATTAGGTATTGATCCATTAGTAATAAAGTTTGAAGAAATGATTGATGATAGCAAACTGTATATAAAAGAGGAATACGTAGCTATCAATAAAAAGTTTGAGAATGATTATGAGGAATGTGCAAAAAGTATCGCACATGAATACAGACATGTTTTTCAAATATTCTATGTGAGTTTATTTTCTAATGAGCGTTCCAAAAGATGGCAAAAGGAACTACAAGATGTAGTTAATAGTTCAAATATGGATACATGTGGTAGTAACTACATAGCTCAAGAAATTGAACTGGATGCCTTTGCTTTCACTAAGTACTATCTTGAGGAATTTGAAAACATAAAAGTTGTAAACAGGATTGATAAATTGGATTTATACATTCACGAATATATAAAAAGATCTAAGGATATATTGTAGAATTTTATGCTTTCTTGATTAGATTTGCACATAAAATGATGTTAGACTATTTTGACTTGAGGATTGTATCAACACTCTTAAAAGAAAAAGTAACTATTAAACTTGGCTCTGAACTCTGATTGGAGGCTTCTATGACTTATGATAAACAATTCTTAATTGAGTATTTGTATAACTATTTATCTAGTAAAACAGATCATGATTTCATAAAAGGTTATATAGAGAAAATACCTAAAAAACTCTATAGATTTAGGTCATGTACTGAAAATGATTTTAATGCTATTAGTAATGACTATATATGGTTATCTTTGGCTAGTGAGTTTGATGATATCAAAGACTCAACTATCAAATATAATTTTAAATCACAAAAAGATGAAATATTTGATATTTATTGTGATTGGTACCCACATATACTAAAAACCGAATTAAAAAAGAAGTATCCCAAAATAGATTTTTCAAGATGGAATGTTAACAGAGGTCTTATTGATGAGTATCTTGATAATACAGTAGATAAGAGCGGAACATATAATAGAAATAAAATGAAAAGTTACCTTCTGAGTAAAGGATTGAAAACATCAGATATTACTGTTATTGATCAATTTTTCAAAAATTATTTAACACAGGGAAACATAGAAAAAGTGGCAAATAGTTTAATGGATGATTTTAGCAATAAAATGTTGGAACTCAAAGACTCATTTCTTGCAACTTGTTTTACTCAAACCTATAAGAATGATAATTTGTGGCAAACATATGCAAAAAAATATACTGGCTTCTGTATAGAATACGACTTATCAAAAGTTGAAGTTAATTCGCAATCAAACTTATTATTTCAATTCGCACCAATGTTATATGGAGCTAAAAAGCCGGTTGACTTTGTTGAGTTATTCAGAATTGCCAAAATGGAGTATTGTAAAGAAGATTACGATAAGCGTGTTGCTGCAAATATGGATGTCCAATTCAATTTACAAGCAAGAACAAAAAGTAAAACCTACGATCATGAGAAAGAGTGGAGACTATATCTAAAGAAGGATTCTGTGGAAACTAGAAAATATACTTTTCCATGTATAAGTAGAATTATTATTGGAAAAGATATGAAGGAAAGAAACAAAGCAAGATTAATTAATATTGCTAAAAAGAATGGTTTTGAGATTTGCCAACAAAAATATAATTTGCTTACATCAAGCTTTTCATATTATAAAATTGAAAATGGGAGTTAAAGTATGAAATCAATATTAACATTAGAAAAAGAAATTTCTGAGGTTTATAAAAAAATACCAAAAGTAATCGAATTAGTTTATAATGAGATAAATGACCAAGCTATCGGAGATAATGAAATCACTAAGTCAATATTGTACAGACTTCATACTTTTTATCATTATCAATATGAATTGAACACGTTTTACAAAAGAGGTTATACTCCACCTGCAGCTGATTTTTTTACTGAAACAGTGCTATATTACTTAAATGTATTTTGCAAAATTAATAAACTTGATTATGAAATCAAATCAGAGGTAGCTATAAAAAGAAAAAGAGGTTCTATACGACCAGATATTTCAATTTGGAAAGGTGAAGATGTAATTGCAATAATAGAGTGCAAAACACAATTAGGATATAATAGGCATTCTTGGCAAGAAGATTTTCAATCCAGAGAGCAACATTTGAAAAAAGATTTCCCAATGGCTAAAGCATTTTTGCTTGTGATGACAGCACGTAATTGGAAAAATAATAATGGATTTGCTAATTATCTGGAGAGAGGGAAAAAATACTTCGTACTTACAGACAGATGGCCATCAGAAATAGATTTTAATGTAACCAATCAAGAATATATAATAGATTGTATTGAACCCCTATTTGAGCAATTAAGTAAATTGTAGAATACAGGATTTACCTTTTGAAAACTTAAAATAGAGAAGGATATACAGAGAGATGAATAATATAGACAGAATTTTAGACGATTTTGAAGAATATTGTACAAACGAGATAGTGTCTGGAAAAGCAAGGTCATACAAATTAGCAATTAAATACCTGTGCGATTACTTAAAGATAACTCAATTTGATAATGAGTCTATTGCTAAGATAGAAAGCACAGCAAATGTATTAAAGGATTATAATAGTAGTACGTATAATGAAGTCCTTGAATTTTTAACTAGGAGGAGACGGTCTTCGTATTTATTAAAAGGATGGATCAATGCAGGAGTCAATCAGTTTTTAAGATTTATGAATTAAATATAATGCCTTGGTACGAAGGGTAATGCAGGGAAATCCTGTAAATAGAATGGCAAGTGCCAGAAGGAGATACTTATGAAAAGTATTGAAATTAAAGTACCAAGGAACTTGATTCAAAAGTTTTACCCACATCCTGAACCATATGGTGACGGAGACTATGTTGTTGATTTAATCAACGGCATGTACACTGATGTTTTTTATAGAGAAGAAGGAGACTTTGTCACCATTACAAATGACAGAAAATTGATCTCTTATCTTAAAATGAATCAGATGAAGTCAAGACATTACTTTTTCAGAAATGGAGTCTATTCATTACGTATTAAAGAGGATATTGATAATAAGAACATTGAAGATTGGAATGCATCAACACCAATCCTTGTTGAATTAGAGATACCTGAAGAACACAATCTACCTAATGAGTTTATGTTTTGTTTCTATTGGATTGAAGTTGGATATGCAACTATAAAAGATAGAACAATGACGCTAAGAGTTTATGAAAAGGATCTGATCCACATGACTGATATCGGTGTTGTAAGTGAATTGATTTTAGAACAGCTCAAAAAAACGGATTTCTGTTAAGTAAGTCTTCATCTTTAGAAATTTATCATTTATAGATAAAAGGATTGATATTATAATGAATAAAGCATTAAGCTTAAACTTTGAAGTTAATATTTAGTAAATTTGTTGAAATCTCAAGTGGTCTTTTACTATTTTTCCATTTTAATTTAAAACTTTACATATGAAAGCTAGTCTTGTTCTAATTGATTTAAAGTCATATAATAGAATAAATATATATGATTTTTTTAATAATAAAAGTTTTATGACTTGGGAGGAAGCTATGTCTAGTAAAATAAAATCTTTATCTATTGTAATGATTACATTCATCGTCTTACTATTAACGGGGTGTAATAACAATGCTGTTAGTTTTGAAATTAATTTTGATTCTAATGGTGGAACTGAAGTTTCTGAAATAAAAACAGATGGGAAATCTGTTATCTCAATGCCAGATGATCCTACGAAAGAAGGATATGTTTTTGGTGGTTGGTATTGGGATAATAATACATTTAATCAACCCTTTACAGCGAATTCACTTCTTGATACACAGATACAAGATGATATAACGCTTTATGCTAAGTGGAATATAAATAGTTATACACTAACATTTAAAGATTATGATGATACAGTCTTATATGAAGAAAGTTATGATTATAATACAGATTTAAGTGAATTGGTCGCTGATGATCCAACAAGAGAGGGTTATACTTTTGATGGATGGGATCAATCAACACCATTGACTATGCCAGCGAATGATCTCAGTATTAAAGCAACTTATACAATTAATCAATACACAATCACGTTTGATAGCAATGAAGGCACTAATGTAGATTCAATCACACAAGATTATGGAACTGTAGTAACTGAGCCTAATGAGCCAAGTAGAGTTGGATATACATTTGGCGGGTGGTATTTGGATGAAGCCTTATCAACAGTTTATCCTTTTACAAATATGCCAGCAGAAGATATCACACTATACGCAAAATGGAGTATTAATCAATATACATTAACCTTTAGAGATCATGACGATACAGTGATATATGAAAAAAACTATAGCTATAATGCAAATTTGAGTGGAATAATCGTCGATGAGCCAATAAGAGAGGGATATACATTCTCAGGTTGGGATCAATCAATACCATTGACTATGCCAGCGAATGATATCAGTATTAAAGCAACTTATGCAATCAATCAATATACGATAACATTTGAAACGAATGGTGGAACTGAAGTATCACCGGTTACTCAAAACCATGGAAGTATTATTAGAATTGTTGCTGAGAAAGAAGGTTACACTTTTGTAGGATGGTACAATGATCCCAGTTTATCAATTGATTCTTTTTATGATCCATTAGTTGAAACTGTTGTTAATGACTTATTACTTTATGCGAAGTGGCAAATTATTGTATATAATATTATCTACGTAATGAATGAAAACACGAGTAATGACTCAAATAATCCCACGCTTTATAACATAACTTCAGACATTGTTTTAGCTGAACCAACTGTGATTGAAGGAACATTTATAGGTTGGTATTTAGATGTTGATAATACTGTCAAAATTGAAAAAATTTTCAATATGACAGGAGATTTAACACTATATTCTAATGTAGAAATGAATCAATATACCATAACATTTGTAACAAACGGTGGGACGGAAATTTTACCAATTAGTCTTGATTATGGTCGTGAAATTAATAGTAAAACAACAAGAGATGGGTATATTTTTGTTGGATGGTGTATTAGTGAGTTACTTGATGTGTCTATATCTATAAAAACTATGCCAAATCAAAATCTAACAGTTTATGCAAAATGGACTCAAATGCACGAGTTTTTCACAATTGATAATAAAACTTTTGTATATTATGGAAATTACCCACAATCAGTCGTTGGCGATCCTAATTTGCACATCTCTCTAACTCACTTGTCAAGTACAAATAGCAAAGGCTATTATGAATTTCAGGGTAAAGAATATGCTAAAGTAATTACAAATCCATATCAAAGTAGTGGTTATCAATTCACAAATGAAACAATTATACAAAAAGGACAAATGTATTTTTTTGAAGTCGAACCAATCAAGTGGCGTATAATACAAGAAGTTGATGGCAAGTATACATTATTATCAGAGTACATAATAGATGCAAAACAATACAGAAGTGAAGTGTTCGAAGGTAGTAAAAACAATTATGAGTTATCTGACATACGCATCTGGTTAAATAATAGTTTTTATTCTGCTGGATTTACGTCTGCAGAGAAAGCAAGTATTCTGACTAGACTTGTAGAAAATAGTGCGTCAACAACTAAATCACCTACTAATCCTTATGCTTCAAACGATACTCTAGATAAAGTATATTTATTGAGTTATCAGGATGCGATAAATAATAGCTATGGTTTCTCAACAAATGAAACTAGACAAACGGTTACAACTGATTATGCAAGAGCAATAGGAATAAGTTACATGTCAACTGATTTAACAACCTATGGATATGCTGCGTGGTGGCTTCGAAGTCCCGTTAGTTATACATCAAAATGGGTTGATTGTGGAGGAATAGATGGTAGAATTATCTCACTAACAATCAGTTCATTACACGGAGTTCGTCCAGTAATTCAGATATCTTAAAGACCTGTTGGACTGTATATGGTAAATAAAACAGTCATTTTCGACAGTTCCCTTTGTTAAGCCGTTTTTATAGGGGTGCTAAAATTCATTTAAGGGTGCTAAAAATCCTAATAGGGTGCTAATTTGTATCAAAATAGGTAGCCTAACACATATTAGCACGACAGTGTTGATACAATAGTATCGACTTTAAAGAATAGGAAAATAGGGAGATAATCCCTTTTTTCTTTAAATAAAACAAGTCTATAAGTCACTGTATGAATGTGATCTGTAGACTTGTTTCTTTTTACTCTCAATAAAAACACGAAAGGTCAATAAAAACACGAAAGAAGAAGGCTTTCTAATACACTGATATTAATCAGAAACTAGGTGTGATATAATTGTGAATATAGAATGCTCGATAAATTGTTAAGTTATAGGGCTATTAAAAGAATTTTTGTATGAACTTTAAAAAGAAAGCTATTATAAGGTTGACATTAATAATTATGTATGATATAATCATTTTGATGAAATTAAATATATAAATTCTATGAAGAGAAAGAGTAAACTAATTATTTGTCCTACAGAGAGTTGGCGTTATGCTGCGAGCCAATGTTCAAAGATTAATTGAAAATCATCTCTGAGAAGCAGAACTGAAATTTATATAGTAAGTAATGCAGGTAGTCCACCTTTAAAAGGAACACGTATTATAATGTACGATAATGAGTGTTATAAATTAATTATATTAATTTATAAAATTTGGGTGGTAACGCGGGTATAACTCGTCCCTTTTATAGGGACGGGTTTTTTTTATTTCTAAAATGATATTATAATAAGCAGCAAGGGGGAATGGTAATGGAAAGTGATATTGATATTAAGATTAGCGACCATAAAAGAAAAAGAATAAAATGGAGGTTTTAGTATGGAGAATCTTAAAAAAAAGAGGTTATTTTTTGTTAGTTTGATGCTATTTTCAATGTTTTTTGGTGCAGGTAATTTAATATTTCCACCACAATTAGGACAATTATCAGGAACAAATATGTTAACAGCAATGGGAGGATTTTTAATTTCGGCAGTGGGTCTTCCTATACTTGCAGTTGCTGTAGTAGCTAAGACAGGAGGACTTCATATATTGGCAAGTCGTGTACATCCCAAATTTGCATTTGCATTTACTGTCTTGATTTATTTATCAATCGGACCTTTCCTTGGCATACCGAGAGCAGCCAGCTTAGCCTTTGAAATGGGCATTTCGCCATTTTTATCAAGTTCCATAAGTGGAAGCAAAATCCCTTTATTTGTATATTCCTTAGTTTTTTTTGGAATAGCCTATTGGTTATGCTTATCACCTTCGAAGCTGGTAGATAGATTCGGAAAATTTTTAACTCCGACACTATTGGTATTAATTACTAGTATATTTGTATTTAGCTTATTTAAACCCATAGGAGGATTTTCTGCTCCTATTGGTGATTATGTGCATTTTCCTTTGCTTAAAGGATTTGTAGAAGGATATAACACCATGGATGCCATTGCTGCACTTAATTTTGGGATTGTAATTACTATTGCTTTAAAAGAAATGGGAGTAACAGATGAGAAAAGGCTTGTATCCAATACTATAAAGTCAGGAGCCATAGCAGGCTTATTTCTAACAATCATATATTTAATGCTTTCATATTTGGGGGCTACTTCAATGTCAAAGTTCGGCACAACTGAAAATGGAGCTCAAACACTTACAAATGTAGTATTCTATTTATTTGGACAAAAAGGATCTGTATTATTAGGGTTAATATTTTCTCTTGCTTGTTTAACAACATCAGTAGGACTTTTAACTTCCTGTAGTCAATA
The sequence above is a segment of the Paracholeplasma morum genome. Coding sequences within it:
- a CDS encoding recombinase family protein → MRKITTIGTLPKLPKRIRVAAYARVSEGKDTMLQSLAAQVNHYKNMIKNNPEWEFIGVYSDEALTGTKDSRTEFQQLLQDCRDGKIDMVITKSISRFARNTVTLLETVRELKAINVDVFFEEQNIHSNSGDGEMILTFLATFAQEESRSVSENMKWRIKKDFEQGIMWGGKPCLGYDLKNKQLILVPKEAEIVQMIYQLYFDGSGDEQICKILEAKGIIPKTGTRWYWSTIKAILTNANYTGDLLLQKTYRENHLTKKRRFNRGEFDQYIVKDNHEAIITKDAFERAQKIRKSRLNKASSGNKRNKYPFSGMLRCGLCGRGFSHKVTPYNEIWKCSYSDKRGIEACAGKQVPNQKIIEAANQILNRDSFNEAYFKSKVEWIEVFPEQKLILHLSDQTSKEYEWKSSRSDSWTPEMKEQARIKALNHVKGKNQNG
- a CDS encoding recombinase family protein → MAKVTVIPSTKNPITQVQLGSNHIKKVAAYARVSTNTDEQYTSYEAQVNYYKKYIKERSDWAYINVYADEGLSGTNTKRRPEFNRMIADALAGKIDLIITKSISRFARNTLDTISFVRKLKDKGVEVFFEKENLWTLDPKSELILTIMASIAQEESRSISQNVTWGKRASFQQGKVSFAYKRFLGYKKENNKIVIDEDEAIIVKLIYRMFLVEGKSITGIANHLTKLNVKTPSGKSTKWTKNTLNSILTNEKYKGDALLQKSYTEDYLSQKLVKNTGQIPQYYVENNHPAIIDRDTWESVQIELVRRDELGAKYSSNDIFASKLVCEDCGGFYGQKKWHSNTKYSRFILQCNRKFEKGKDKCTTPNLTDSEIKHKFIEAYNITMQDKKRIIDDTNVMIALLTDTTQLDNQIDDLYDEMVVTTELINKLIKDNSKSNMDQDEYDKKYMELTKRYEQAKNRQEELIDARCNKKAQELNMRTYVANLSQAEDKITAWNESIWMLLVKSAIVHRDKSITFKFNNGKEIRS
- a CDS encoding DUF2971 domain-containing protein, with amino-acid sequence MTYDKQFLIEYLYNYLSSKTDHDFIKGYIEKIPKKLYRFRSCTENDFNAISNDYIWLSLASEFDDIKDSTIKYNFKSQKDEIFDIYCDWYPHILKTELKKKYPKIDFSRWNVNRGLIDEYLDNTVDKSGTYNRNKMKSYLLSKGLKTSDITVIDQFFKNYLTQGNIEKVANSLMDDFSNKMLELKDSFLATCFTQTYKNDNLWQTYAKKYTGFCIEYDLSKVEVNSQSNLLFQFAPMLYGAKKPVDFVELFRIAKMEYCKEDYDKRVAANMDVQFNLQARTKSKTYDHEKEWRLYLKKDSVETRKYTFPCISRIIIGKDMKERNKARLINIAKKNGFEICQQKYNLLTSSFSYYKIENGS
- a CDS encoding InlB B-repeat-containing protein; translated protein: MSSKIKSLSIVMITFIVLLLTGCNNNAVSFEINFDSNGGTEVSEIKTDGKSVISMPDDPTKEGYVFGGWYWDNNTFNQPFTANSLLDTQIQDDITLYAKWNINSYTLTFKDYDDTVLYEESYDYNTDLSELVADDPTREGYTFDGWDQSTPLTMPANDLSIKATYTINQYTITFDSNEGTNVDSITQDYGTVVTEPNEPSRVGYTFGGWYLDEALSTVYPFTNMPAEDITLYAKWSINQYTLTFRDHDDTVIYEKNYSYNANLSGIIVDEPIREGYTFSGWDQSIPLTMPANDISIKATYAINQYTITFETNGGTEVSPVTQNHGSIIRIVAEKEGYTFVGWYNDPSLSIDSFYDPLVETVVNDLLLYAKWQIIVYNIIYVMNENTSNDSNNPTLYNITSDIVLAEPTVIEGTFIGWYLDVDNTVKIEKIFNMTGDLTLYSNVEMNQYTITFVTNGGTEILPISLDYGREINSKTTRDGYIFVGWCISELLDVSISIKTMPNQNLTVYAKWTQMHEFFTIDNKTFVYYGNYPQSVVGDPNLHISLTHLSSTNSKGYYEFQGKEYAKVITNPYQSSGYQFTNETIIQKGQMYFFEVEPIKWRIIQEVDGKYTLLSEYIIDAKQYRSEVFEGSKNNYELSDIRIWLNNSFYSAGFTSAEKASILTRLVENSASTTKSPTNPYASNDTLDKVYLLSYQDAINNSYGFSTNETRQTVTTDYARAIGISYMSTDLTTYGYAAWWLRSPVSYTSKWVDCGGIDGRIISLTISSLHGVRPVIQIS
- the brnQ gene encoding branched-chain amino acid transport system II carrier protein; the protein is MENLKKKRLFFVSLMLFSMFFGAGNLIFPPQLGQLSGTNMLTAMGGFLISAVGLPILAVAVVAKTGGLHILASRVHPKFAFAFTVLIYLSIGPFLGIPRAASLAFEMGISPFLSSSISGSKIPLFVYSLVFFGIAYWLCLSPSKLVDRFGKFLTPTLLVLITSIFVFSLFKPIGGFSAPIGDYVHFPLLKGFVEGYNTMDAIAALNFGIVITIALKEMGVTDEKRLVSNTIKSGAIAGLFLTIIYLMLSYLGATSMSKFGTTENGAQTLTNVVFYLFGQKGSVLLGLIFSLACLTTSVGLLTSCSQYFAKIMPKISYKAWITILSVSSMIFANVGLTQILKFSFPVLIAIYPMAIVLMVLAFFHNLFKGNSYVYLFTMVCTSFVSILEALGHFGLKVGILNNLPFYSKGLGWIIPAAVGLVAGLIYGSLKKKRFENNIR